A genome region from bacterium includes the following:
- a CDS encoding Ig-like domain-containing protein, translating into MRRILFAAILCLLALPVQVFSVGLPPGTTIELQATGQYTDAYDEDQIATPATLTLTVVQVAGASIEWSPSPDTSTPGEYMYFPMRIINTGNYSDSFALTSVSENGWSTAIIYDDDNDGVHDSDEDWEITNTSSVSSLVADAYCPCFLRVSIPEDATQSDKVTVTAISDYNAAQGTASAEINIPEPNMRSTRITASASPDSPYVGQDVTISGALQPAMSRELTVYIDSPDDTSATSTVTTGDDGSFTSTFNAAKVGTYQVLISFDGDESYIASDYSMSVVAQDKVTSSIELTCDPSAPTLGESVTITGMLSPVVEGAAIVLTCTVPNGSSTQHNLATSANGTFTWNTTIDEVGTWYFRAAFAGDETCTSTTKQLAVVATDAASEHTITIDSGPSLDQSEVVPGSSVQCSVSATDSLDSAITYHWSDGDAGGTFMSSADDQNPIYTAPTNDSGEDVAVTLTCTATSTSDDQISASKSTQLTVSSTDSTPPEVASVTPASGAEAVSAGTNIVITFSEAMEPESTEAAFSIAPAVGSIGYTWSADAKTLTITHADFSLDSDYTCSIASSALDANGNAMAEQYTWAFSTVTAASFDPAQMTVEVYREFTTPHIVLNDAQATTYTALIHVPENIEVSDSMSGGSLACVEAGDDVSSLTSSWDTTSRIITINVEVSNPSTPAEIVKSISLTAPSESGSAQISINGCSALDITIEPPLPGDFNSDHVVNITDAADFVQEWVRWHSTTSPVWDDSTDGPFDLAPCTDGTWPNWTAEGDGCIDIQDAAAFIDCWVGSHTSSEVSSANYVPAHSCRYSALSSDSSDEIYVVVDSATGGMFETSVGIPDGRGFSPVMDGSGNLKNVVRGAGSGAVFFSEYDKSTRTVHITGSVTGAFPYLVAIIKIK; encoded by the coding sequence ATGCGACGCATACTATTTGCAGCCATATTGTGTTTGCTGGCGCTGCCGGTGCAGGTGTTTTCAGTGGGTTTGCCTCCTGGAACGACGATTGAACTGCAGGCGACCGGTCAGTACACCGATGCTTACGACGAAGATCAGATTGCGACTCCTGCGACGCTGACACTTACGGTAGTGCAGGTTGCAGGCGCATCCATAGAATGGAGTCCGTCTCCAGATACGTCCACGCCGGGTGAATACATGTATTTTCCGATGAGGATAATCAACACCGGCAACTATAGTGACAGCTTTGCCCTTACGTCTGTTTCAGAAAACGGCTGGAGCACGGCAATTATATATGACGATGACAACGACGGCGTCCATGACAGCGATGAGGATTGGGAGATTACCAATACGTCTTCTGTAAGCTCTCTAGTTGCCGATGCGTATTGTCCCTGTTTTTTGAGGGTCTCCATCCCCGAGGATGCCACACAATCTGACAAGGTAACTGTGACTGCGATATCGGACTATAATGCAGCGCAGGGCACGGCGAGTGCGGAGATCAATATCCCCGAGCCGAATATGAGGTCCACAAGGATTACGGCTTCCGCCAGCCCCGATTCGCCTTATGTCGGCCAGGATGTAACCATCTCGGGCGCACTGCAGCCGGCCATGTCTCGGGAGCTTACAGTATATATAGACTCTCCCGACGATACAAGCGCCACTTCCACTGTGACCACCGGCGATGACGGCTCCTTTACGAGTACATTCAACGCCGCCAAGGTAGGCACATACCAGGTTCTTATATCGTTCGACGGAGATGAAAGTTATATAGCGAGCGACTATTCGATGAGCGTTGTGGCTCAGGATAAAGTGACAAGCTCGATAGAACTTACCTGTGATCCTTCCGCCCCGACGTTGGGTGAGAGTGTCACCATAACAGGTATGCTCTCGCCTGTGGTCGAGGGTGCGGCTATTGTCCTTACATGCACTGTGCCAAATGGCAGTTCAACACAGCATAATCTGGCCACCTCTGCCAACGGCACATTTACATGGAATACGACGATCGATGAGGTAGGGACTTGGTATTTCAGGGCTGCCTTTGCAGGTGATGAGACGTGTACATCCACCACGAAACAGCTTGCGGTAGTGGCGACGGATGCTGCTTCCGAACATACGATTACCATTGATTCCGGTCCTTCACTGGATCAGTCAGAGGTGGTTCCTGGTTCATCGGTTCAGTGTTCAGTCAGTGCGACCGACTCGCTCGACTCTGCCATAACCTACCATTGGTCGGACGGCGATGCCGGCGGCACGTTTATGTCCAGCGCTGACGACCAAAATCCCATATACACTGCTCCCACGAACGATTCGGGCGAGGATGTAGCAGTTACGCTGACCTGCACGGCCACCAGTACGAGCGATGACCAGATAAGCGCTTCCAAGTCAACGCAGCTGACCGTAAGTTCAACTGACTCGACACCGCCGGAGGTTGCATCAGTGACACCTGCATCCGGTGCGGAAGCGGTGTCAGCAGGCACGAATATAGTGATAACGTTCAGCGAGGCTATGGAACCTGAATCGACTGAGGCGGCCTTTAGTATTGCGCCTGCTGTGGGCTCGATAGGTTATACATGGAGCGCGGATGCGAAGACTCTGACTATCACCCATGCCGATTTCTCACTTGATAGTGATTACACTTGTTCGATTGCTTCCAGTGCTCTGGATGCAAACGGTAATGCGATGGCTGAACAATACACCTGGGCGTTTAGCACTGTGACGGCAGCATCGTTCGATCCGGCACAAATGACGGTTGAGGTATACAGGGAGTTCACCACTCCTCACATAGTGCTCAATGATGCGCAGGCGACAACATATACAGCTCTGATACACGTGCCCGAGAATATCGAAGTCAGTGATTCGATGTCGGGCGGGAGCCTGGCTTGTGTGGAGGCGGGCGATGATGTCTCTTCACTGACCAGCAGTTGGGATACCACCAGCCGGATCATAACCATCAACGTCGAGGTATCGAACCCGTCCACACCGGCTGAGATAGTGAAGTCCATCAGCCTGACGGCTCCCAGCGAGAGTGGTTCCGCTCAAATCAGCATAAACGGCTGCAGCGCTCTGGATATTACGATCGAGCCGCCGCTTCCGGGTGATTTCAACAGTGACCACGTCGTCAACATCACCGACGCCGCAGATTTTGTGCAGGAATGGGTTCGCTGGCATTCGACAACAAGTCCGGTTTGGGATGATTCGACTGACGGCCCATTCGACCTTGCACCGTGCACCGACGGAACTTGGCCTAACTGGACCGCCGAGGGCGACGGATGCATAGATATTCAGGATGCCGCGGCATTTATAGACTGCTGGGTAGGCTCGCATACATCCAGTGAGGTTTCGTCTGCGAATTATGTTCCGGCGCATTCTTGCCGGTATAGCGCCTTGAGTTCAGACAGTTCAGACGAGATATATGTTGTGGTGGATAGCGCCACCGGTGGAATGTTCGAGACTTCCGTTGGCATACCTGATGGAAGAGGTTTTAGTCCTGTGATGGACGGCAGCGGAAACCTGAAAAACGTTGTTCGCGGTGCCGGCTCAGGCGCGGTGTTCTTCAGTGAATATGATAAGTCCACACGAACCGTTCATATTACGGGCAGTGTAACAGGGGCGTTTCCATATCTGGTTGCAATTATAAAGATTAAATAA